The window GTCCTTCTCGCTCCCGGTGCCGCCGGGCGAAGAAGCGGCCGAAGCGGCCCGCCAGCTCGTCGTGCAGATGGGCTTGACCGACCCCGCGGTGGTGCATCAGCATGACCTCGGCGAAGACTTCACGTTCGTCGTGCTGTACGCGAAAACGAAAGCGACGGTCGATTTTACGAAGATCAAAGTGGCGAAAGTCGATTCGCCGCGGATGAGCTTCTATGAGATCAACGACTTCATCAAAGAGCAGATCGGCCGCAAGATCACGATCATCGGCGCCTGCACCGGCACCGATGCGCATACGGTCGGGATCGACGCGATCATGAACATGAAAGGCTACAACGGGGAGTACGGCCTTGAGCGCTACCCGATGGTGGAAGCGTACAACCTCGGCTCGCAGGTGGAGAATGAAGAGATGGTGGCGAAGGCGATCGAGCTGAACGCCGACGCGATCCTCGTCTCCCAAGTCGTCACCCAAAAAGACGTTCACATTCCCAACCTCGCCCAGTTGGTCGAGCTCCTCGAAGCGGAAGGCCTGCGCAAGAAGCTGATCCTGATCTGCGGCGGTCCCCGCATCTCCCACGAGCTCGCCCTCGAACTCGGCTATGATGCCGGTTTCGGCCCCGGCACCCTCGCGCCCGACGTGGCGTCCTACGTGGTGCAAGAGATGATCCGGCGCGAGTTGAAGTAAACAGGCAGCAGAAAACCTCCCGGCGCGGGAGGTTTTTTTGTCTGGAACCGGTCTTCGCATGTGCATCATATGATAAGAGAGGGACAAGGGAGAGGAGGGAGCAAAGATGGCAAGTCTGCAAGAGCGCTGGCGTAACTTCTGGAAACGGCTGCGCGCGCGTCTGACCGGGCACTCGAATGACAAGGAAGTTCGCGAAATCCGCCGTATCCTCAGCTTGGCCCTGGAAAAAGGGAATTCCCCTGCCCCCGACCCGCTTTTGCTGACAGGCGAGGACCGCAGGCTGTACGACCGGATTAGGCGTGCGACCCGCGAGCACAATCGCAACAACATCACGCGCACGGCGGCGTATTGGGAGGTCTACAAGCGCAGGCCGGAGCTGCACTGGGCGCTGCTGGCACACATGGTGTCGCGCAATGGAGGATACTGCATGACCGACCTGCGCGGCGACTTGATCGCACGGGTGATGGAAGAGCGGGAGGCGGAGGCGTTTTTTCAGTTCCTCGAACGGGCGAACTGGCTGATCTTCGGCGACGCGTACCCGCAGCTGATGCTCTATGAAGCGAGCGTCAAAGCGGGCCGTCCGCTGTTCCACCTGCTCCCGCACTTCGGCGTCTCCCGCTTCATGCGCGTGATCTGGGAGCGATTCTTTGCGACGCACGATGCGGAGCTGTTGACGCTGGGGCTGATCATCAACGAGCAGAACTACATCGAACACCGCGTCGTGCAACATCCGAACTACAAGCCGGTGCTCGAATCGTTCGAATTCCAAGCCCAGACCTTTCTCAACCTGACCCAAGTCGCCTTTCCCTATCGCTCGCAGACCAACCGCACCGAGCTCGCCGGCTGTGTCGTCGACACGTTCCTCTCGCTGACCGAGCGCATCGACACGGGACGCCGCCTGTACGCGATCCTGTTTGGCCGGCCGGATGTGCACCAGGGCGTGATCGCCTTTGCCAAAAGCACGCCGCACACCGGGTCGCGCGCCGACTACTGGCCACATCTCTACACGGATCAAGCTCCGGCGGGCGGCACGAAACGCAAGCGCTATTACCCGCGCGTCGATGGCGCCGTGCTGCGCCCTGGCGCGAAACCGATCTACAGCCCGCGGCTGACCGATGTCTGGCCGGACGTGGCCGACCCGGAGGCGTCCGGCGGGGACGACTGGTGCCTGGTACCCGATGCGGCCGAACAGCTTTACACCGCCAAGCCGGACAGCAGCTACAAGATCACCGCCCTGTACTGCAACACCTTGCGGCTGGTCGAACGAGCGGTCGCCGCGGAAAGCTGGCTGAATAGCAAATAAAACCCGCACCGTGCACAGACCGAGGGGATCTGCGCCGATGCGGGTTTTTCTTGGAGAACTGCAGGATTATTCGTTTGTGCCGGAAGTCACGCGCTGCATATGATTGAGTCTTATTTTCCATTCCTGCCGGTTGTTTGAACCATCTGTAATGCTGAGCGTGGCTTCAAAGATGGGAACTTCATTATCTTTCGAAACAATCTTCAAGTCGGAGACCCCGCCAAACTTATAATTTTGTTTTGAAAATAATTCCATCCACTTATCAAATGGCGCCGGGGGCAAATCTTTGGACGAGGTCCCGTTTTGAGAATTTGGATCGAGATAAGTTTGAGCGTAGTCCCACTTCCCTTCACTCATGTAGGTCATAAACTTATCGGCGGTGTCTTGGATGGCAGGTCCGGATTGTTTCAGCATGATTTCCTGATTGGTCAAAACGTGACCTGTACCATTCTGCTCAGGTGTCGATACAACCGGTGTATCGGAAGGGGGATTCGAATCCTTATCGGAAAGGAACAGATACAGTGATACACAGGCTACAGCAAGTGAACCGCAGACAATTGCAAGTTGAGATTTGGTCAAAGTAGGGGAGCCTCCTTGATAGAGATATGGTTTGCTCAGTCTTTTTTGAATCTGCTTCAAAAAATAAGAAAGTATCAGAACGGAAACAGCCAAAAATGAAATGGGGGCCAAAATCAGCCAGGGGAAGTGCATAATGTGCCGGAATCCGGAAGCGATGAGAGCGCCCCACTCACCCGAACTGGAGGTTGCGATCACCCAACTGCCACCGCCCTCAGAAGAGTTCGCAGCATCAGCGCCGATAAAGATGCCGACAATCGCGAGTTGGGCAATCAAGAAATAAATTTGGACAAGCTCGACGAGGAATGCATATCCAAGCTCCGGCCATAAATGAGGCAGATGGTGGCGTGTGATGATGCGAAACTTGGAAGCGCCGATGGTCTGAGAGGCAGCGATGTACAAGTTTTGCTGCAACGCTTCGACACGTTGAGCAAATTGCAAGGCGAGTGGGAAGACTCCGAT of the Tumebacillus sp. BK434 genome contains:
- a CDS encoding OAM dimerization domain-containing protein; translation: MSAQAEKRPWEHRDFTQVRPYGDTFDDGMIQLSFSLPVPPGEEAAEAARQLVVQMGLTDPAVVHQHDLGEDFTFVVLYAKTKATVDFTKIKVAKVDSPRMSFYEINDFIKEQIGRKITIIGACTGTDAHTVGIDAIMNMKGYNGEYGLERYPMVEAYNLGSQVENEEMVAKAIELNADAILVSQVVTQKDVHIPNLAQLVELLEAEGLRKKLILICGGPRISHELALELGYDAGFGPGTLAPDVASYVVQEMIRRELK
- a CDS encoding DUF2515 family protein — protein: MASLQERWRNFWKRLRARLTGHSNDKEVREIRRILSLALEKGNSPAPDPLLLTGEDRRLYDRIRRATREHNRNNITRTAAYWEVYKRRPELHWALLAHMVSRNGGYCMTDLRGDLIARVMEEREAEAFFQFLERANWLIFGDAYPQLMLYEASVKAGRPLFHLLPHFGVSRFMRVIWERFFATHDAELLTLGLIINEQNYIEHRVVQHPNYKPVLESFEFQAQTFLNLTQVAFPYRSQTNRTELAGCVVDTFLSLTERIDTGRRLYAILFGRPDVHQGVIAFAKSTPHTGSRADYWPHLYTDQAPAGGTKRKRYYPRVDGAVLRPGAKPIYSPRLTDVWPDVADPEASGGDDWCLVPDAAEQLYTAKPDSSYKITALYCNTLRLVERAVAAESWLNSK
- a CDS encoding ABC transporter permease subunit, producing the protein MSTFKHTLQYRLAWIFLILLVVVCVYGGYLTPHPLQGNNPVLLEYSAQHGPPPYPPSSVFWLGTDHRGNDLFSLLLNGAKYTLGFGLLICVIRLLIGVPLGLLTGALGKGKLWVTMLSSATTSIPGLLFIYPTIYGFRDHLDKFYFLIFLSGLMVLIGVFPLALQFAQRVEALQQNLYIAASQTIGASKFRIITRHHLPHLWPELGYAFLVELVQIYFLIAQLAIVGIFIGADAANSSEGGGSWVIATSSSGEWGALIASGFRHIMHFPWLILAPISFLAVSVLILSYFLKQIQKRLSKPYLYQGGSPTLTKSQLAIVCGSLAVACVSLYLFLSDKDSNPPSDTPVVSTPEQNGTGHVLTNQEIMLKQSGPAIQDTADKFMTYMSEGKWDYAQTYLDPNSQNGTSSKDLPPAPFDKWMELFSKQNYKFGGVSDLKIVSKDNEVPIFEATLSITDGSNNRQEWKIRLNHMQRVTSGTNE